In the bacterium genome, one interval contains:
- a CDS encoding sigma-70 family RNA polymerase sigma factor — translation MKPAFEEVYDQHYDDVWRFLLHAAADVTAALDLTSQTFFRAYRAWPRFRPDAPVKSWLLRIAVNEWRRELRRRKLARVFPMSDKLESDDLAPSLEPSEVESVVSEIERHESYLMLHRAIARLPQKYSTPIMLRYFEHMSINEVADVLKRPVGTVKSLIHRGIARLQEDQGLREAHGESIIEVSELTVES, via the coding sequence ATGAAGCCCGCTTTTGAAGAGGTTTACGATCAGCACTACGATGACGTTTGGAGATTCCTGCTCCACGCGGCCGCTGATGTGACCGCCGCACTGGACCTGACCTCGCAAACTTTCTTCCGCGCCTATCGGGCTTGGCCGCGCTTTCGGCCGGACGCTCCCGTCAAGTCGTGGCTGCTGCGCATCGCCGTCAATGAGTGGAGAAGGGAGCTCCGGCGGCGGAAACTTGCCCGCGTCTTTCCGATGTCCGACAAACTCGAGTCCGACGACCTCGCGCCGTCGCTGGAACCTTCGGAAGTCGAGTCCGTCGTCTCGGAAATCGAGCGCCACGAGAGCTATCTCATGCTCCATCGCGCAATAGCGCGTCTGCCGCAAAAATATTCGACTCCGATTATGCTTCGCTATTTCGAACACATGTCCATAAATGAGGTCGCCGACGTGCTCAAGCGACCGGTTGGCACGGTGAAATCCCTGATTCATCGTGGTATCGCCAGGCTTCAGGAGGATCAGGGCCTCCGCGAAGCGCACGGCGAATCCATCATCGAGGTTTCAGAACTAACCGTGGAGAGTTGA
- a CDS encoding type II toxin-antitoxin system VapC family toxin: protein MKCLDTTVLIYAADTASPFHKRATELLEQSVRGQWAACICEQSLHELAAVLTSSRFVRKPLSPAIAWRMIDKLVRYPQPVILCSDETILRRAFKLMEKYPIQRERFAETHLAATMLAHEVKTIVTADSAAFTPIREIDVENPFEALFA, encoded by the coding sequence ATGAAGTGTCTCGATACCACCGTCCTCATCTATGCCGCCGACACGGCTTCGCCCTTTCACAAGCGGGCAACGGAACTACTGGAACAATCCGTTCGCGGGCAGTGGGCGGCCTGCATCTGCGAACAGAGTCTGCACGAGCTGGCGGCGGTTCTGACGAGCAGCCGCTTCGTTCGCAAACCGCTCTCGCCTGCCATCGCGTGGCGGATGATTGACAAGCTCGTGCGTTATCCGCAACCGGTGATTCTCTGTTCCGATGAGACCATTCTGCGGCGGGCTTTCAAGCTGATGGAGAAGTATCCGATCCAACGCGAACGCTTCGCCGAGACCCACCTCGCTGCCACGATGCTGGCCCACGAAGTCAAGACCATCGTCACCGCTGACTCCGCCGCCTTCACACCCATCCGCGAGATTGACGTCGAAAATCCGTTTGAGGCGCTGTTTGCGTGA
- a CDS encoding helix-turn-helix domain-containing protein: MTQADYLTTTEVAKLLRISTSTVQRMAREGRLSAIKVGKLWRFPAQSPAILLFKEQQKIRKREREQVAREASGPVRNGLREFLKLAAGVGFIEPLDRAALRGGRP, from the coding sequence ATGACCCAAGCCGATTACCTTACCACCACCGAGGTGGCCAAGCTGCTTCGCATCAGCACCTCCACCGTACAGCGCATGGCGCGCGAGGGACGGCTCTCGGCGATCAAAGTCGGAAAACTGTGGCGGTTTCCCGCCCAGAGTCCGGCGATTCTCCTCTTCAAGGAACAGCAGAAGATCAGAAAACGCGAGCGCGAGCAGGTAGCGCGCGAAGCGAGCGGCCCGGTTCGCAACGGGCTTCGCGAGTTTCTGAAACTGGCCGCCGGCGTGGGCTTCATCGAACCTTTGGATCGCGCGGCGCTGCGGGGAGGTCGCCCATGA
- a CDS encoding tetratricopeptide repeat protein, which produces MADESRWQGVTEAGQQKYQGGDYSEAHRLFAMALGYAEHDFTPTDPRIAASLNNLAEVFRVRDDFREAEKHFKRALTVLERGLGVTHPFVIDSMLKLAEFYRGQDRPAQAELLLTRALSQKERALGSWHAEVAALIVKLAELRCEQQQYYDAEQLYSRALAILEKTLGKEHPDMAEALFSSVSLHASREKYTEALRVGKEALAIHEKALGPRDPQIATDLMRLAELQMARKAFNEAEPLLKRALEIRTEAMGEGDAATSETLKMLACVCQRAGKEPEAIELYRKIILLDEARLGTEHPEVADSIMKLASVLNVPGKYSEAEPLFRRAIEIYEKSLGSSDPRVADCLKELGHLYTDTGKFEEAAEVEERSKAIRGQPATSSTA; this is translated from the coding sequence GTGGCTGATGAAAGCCGCTGGCAGGGAGTCACCGAGGCCGGGCAACAGAAGTATCAAGGCGGCGACTACTCCGAGGCGCATCGGTTGTTCGCCATGGCTCTCGGTTATGCCGAGCATGATTTCACACCGACGGATCCCCGGATTGCGGCAAGTTTGAACAACTTGGCCGAGGTCTTCCGGGTGCGGGATGACTTCCGCGAGGCCGAAAAACACTTCAAACGGGCGCTGACGGTTCTCGAACGGGGACTCGGAGTGACCCACCCGTTCGTGATTGATTCGATGCTGAAACTGGCCGAATTTTACCGGGGGCAGGATCGTCCGGCGCAGGCCGAACTGCTGCTGACCCGTGCGCTGAGCCAGAAGGAACGCGCGCTCGGATCGTGGCACGCCGAAGTGGCCGCGCTGATCGTGAAGCTCGCCGAGCTGCGCTGCGAACAGCAGCAGTACTACGACGCCGAACAGCTCTACTCGCGGGCGCTGGCGATCCTCGAAAAAACGTTGGGTAAGGAACATCCCGACATGGCCGAGGCGTTGTTCTCCTCCGTCAGCCTGCACGCTTCGCGAGAGAAATACACGGAAGCGCTGCGCGTCGGCAAGGAAGCTCTGGCGATCCACGAGAAAGCGCTCGGACCGCGTGATCCGCAGATCGCCACCGATCTCATGCGGCTGGCCGAGCTGCAAATGGCGCGGAAGGCGTTCAACGAGGCCGAACCGCTGCTCAAACGCGCGCTCGAGATTCGCACGGAAGCGATGGGTGAGGGCGATGCGGCGACGTCAGAGACTCTCAAAATGCTGGCCTGCGTCTGCCAGCGAGCCGGCAAAGAGCCGGAAGCCATCGAGCTCTATCGCAAGATCATTCTTCTGGACGAGGCGCGGCTGGGCACCGAGCATCCCGAAGTGGCCGACTCGATCATGAAGCTGGCTTCCGTTCTCAACGTTCCCGGCAAATACTCCGAGGCCGAACCGCTGTTCCGGCGGGCCATCGAGATCTACGAAAAGAGTCTCGGCAGCAGTGATCCCCGCGTGGCTGACTGTTTGAAAGAACTCGGCCATCTCTACACCGACACCGGCAAGTTCGAAGAGGCAGCCGAGGTCGAAGAACGGAGCAAAGCGATCCGCGGCCAGCCGGCGACCTCCTCAACCGCATAG
- a CDS encoding YbhB/YbcL family Raf kinase inhibitor-like protein, with the protein MALVIASDVFQNGAAIPKKFTCDGQDKSPPLKWSGVPENAKSLALICDDPDAPMGTWTHWVLWNMPPSTPSLPEGVPPDSILPGGIRQGLNSWPKSGYGGPCPPPGKPHRYLFTLFVLDAELELPVGANKAGLEAAMKGHILAQAEVMGTYAR; encoded by the coding sequence ATGGCCCTCGTCATCGCGAGTGATGTGTTTCAGAACGGAGCGGCCATCCCGAAGAAATTTACCTGTGATGGGCAGGACAAATCGCCGCCCCTGAAGTGGAGTGGAGTGCCCGAAAATGCGAAAAGTCTGGCCCTCATCTGCGATGATCCTGACGCACCTATGGGAACTTGGACGCACTGGGTGCTTTGGAATATGCCACCCAGCACGCCCTCGCTCCCCGAAGGCGTTCCGCCGGACAGTATTCTTCCGGGCGGGATCCGGCAGGGTCTGAACAGTTGGCCCAAGTCCGGCTACGGCGGTCCGTGCCCGCCTCCCGGCAAGCCTCATCGCTACCTCTTTACTCTCTTCGTCCTGGACGCCGAATTGGAGCTGCCGGTCGGGGCCAACAAGGCGGGCTTGGAAGCGGCCATGAAGGGTCACATCCTGGCTCAGGCGGAGGTAATGGGTACTTACGCGAGGTAA
- a CDS encoding DinB family protein — translation MTEGMRITDLMDRAFHGTAWHGPAVMELLKDMSAATALARPLTNVHTIWELVLHMATWKDVARWRLEGNEKVPGDEENFPPVTDTSENAWHAARERLNTAHNKLKEAVTAAADAKLEEEIPAGGGLTHFVRLHGVIHHDLYHAGQIAILKKLAG, via the coding sequence ATGACGGAAGGGATGCGCATCACCGATCTCATGGATCGCGCATTTCATGGCACGGCCTGGCACGGCCCGGCGGTGATGGAACTGCTCAAGGATATGAGCGCCGCAACCGCCTTAGCGCGACCGCTGACAAACGTGCATACGATCTGGGAACTGGTGTTGCACATGGCGACGTGGAAAGACGTAGCCCGCTGGCGTTTGGAAGGCAATGAAAAAGTCCCCGGCGATGAGGAAAACTTCCCGCCCGTCACGGATACGAGTGAGAACGCGTGGCACGCAGCGAGGGAACGGCTTAATACGGCCCACAACAAGCTCAAGGAAGCCGTGACGGCGGCGGCCGACGCCAAGCTCGAAGAGGAAATCCCGGCCGGCGGCGGACTCACCCACTTCGTGAGACTCCACGGAGTGATCCATCATGACTTGTATCATGCCGGACAGATTGCGATCTTGAAAAAACTTGCCGGCTGA
- a CDS encoding DUF2752 domain-containing protein gives MEGRFASDRPGDITRIAIGLLTLAVLCLIPFSVVANLPPLCLFHWLGIEHCPGCGITRAASLLAHGQIMDAVWMNWRIVLIAPLCLWLFGSAVVRVCVPRRFGADE, from the coding sequence ATGGAAGGTCGCTTCGCAAGCGATAGACCGGGCGATATCACGCGGATCGCCATCGGTTTGCTCACGCTGGCCGTTCTCTGCTTGATTCCTTTCAGCGTCGTGGCAAACCTGCCGCCGCTGTGCCTGTTTCATTGGCTGGGCATCGAACATTGTCCCGGCTGCGGTATCACGCGGGCCGCGTCGCTATTGGCTCACGGGCAGATCATGGACGCGGTGTGGATGAACTGGCGCATCGTGCTGATCGCTCCGCTATGCCTGTGGCTGTTCGGCTCGGCGGTAGTCCGAGTGTGTGTGCCCCGCCGTTTCGGAGCAGATGAATGA
- a CDS encoding TM2 domain-containing protein, with amino-acid sequence MHCRNCGADVAVNAEICLKCGVRPDNGTRFCQECGAETRADQEICIKCGVRLVGGISDQKDYLTALLLSIFLGTLGVDRFYTGYTGLGILKLLTAGGCGIWWLIDVIMIATGSYKDANGRSLRKR; translated from the coding sequence ATGCACTGTCGTAATTGCGGAGCGGACGTGGCCGTCAACGCCGAAATCTGTCTCAAGTGCGGCGTTCGCCCGGACAACGGCACGCGATTCTGTCAGGAATGCGGAGCCGAGACGCGCGCCGATCAGGAAATATGCATCAAGTGCGGCGTGCGGCTGGTCGGCGGGATATCGGACCAGAAGGACTACCTGACCGCGCTCCTGCTCAGTATCTTCCTCGGAACTCTCGGAGTGGACCGTTTCTACACGGGCTACACCGGACTGGGAATCCTCAAGCTGCTCACGGCCGGCGGCTGCGGTATCTGGTGGCTGATTGACGTCATCATGATCGCTACCGGTTCGTACAAGGATGCGAATGGAAGGTCGCTTCGCAAGCGATAG
- a CDS encoding aldehyde dehydrogenase family protein, with amino-acid sequence MSPEKTKAAKPTYKFKHDTKKYQNFIAGKWCDSSSGEVSENRNPANVDDLIGTFPRSTKEDVDRAVKSAKKAFQWWRLVPPPHKAKMFYRLVDIMQQRKEEHAFQMTREMGKPIFETRGDVQEGIDTAMYACGEGYRMFGHTVPSELPNKFNMTIRFPIGVCGLITPWNFPMAIPTWKIFPALMCGNTVVVKPAEITPLSVWNLLNAMLDAGFPPEVINVIFGSGSKVGNSIVEHPDTNVISFTGSSGVGRKIGATASGMLKRVSMELGGKNCTIVMDDANLELAVDACIWGGFGTTGQRCTASSRVIVEEGVHDKFVEMFIKAAKKLKVGYGNDPGTTMGPAVSAEQLETDLEYVEIGRKEGCTIAFGGKRLATGEHQKGHFMQPTIFTGCKPNMRTSQEEIFGPVVSVIKAKNLDDAIKIANGIEFGLSSAIFTQDVNVAYRAFRDLETGLTYVNAATIGAEAHMPFGGMKSTGNGHREGGWEAYEFYSETKACYVDYSGTLQRAQIDDPKQLLKSAK; translated from the coding sequence ATGAGTCCCGAGAAGACCAAGGCAGCAAAACCAACCTACAAATTCAAGCACGACACCAAAAAGTACCAGAACTTCATTGCCGGGAAATGGTGCGATTCTTCGAGCGGTGAAGTCTCCGAGAATCGAAATCCGGCCAACGTGGACGACCTTATCGGAACCTTCCCCCGCAGCACCAAAGAGGACGTGGATCGCGCGGTCAAGTCGGCCAAGAAAGCGTTCCAGTGGTGGCGGCTGGTCCCGCCCCCCCACAAGGCCAAGATGTTCTACCGGCTGGTGGACATCATGCAGCAGCGCAAGGAAGAGCACGCTTTCCAAATGACCCGCGAGATGGGCAAGCCCATTTTCGAGACCCGCGGCGACGTGCAGGAAGGCATTGACACCGCCATGTACGCCTGCGGCGAAGGCTACCGCATGTTCGGACACACGGTTCCCTCCGAGCTGCCCAATAAGTTCAACATGACGATCCGCTTCCCGATCGGCGTGTGCGGCTTGATTACTCCGTGGAACTTCCCGATGGCCATTCCCACCTGGAAGATTTTCCCGGCCCTGATGTGCGGCAACACGGTCGTCGTCAAGCCGGCCGAAATCACCCCGCTGTCGGTATGGAACCTGCTTAACGCCATGCTCGACGCCGGCTTCCCGCCGGAAGTGATTAACGTGATCTTCGGCTCGGGATCGAAAGTCGGCAACTCCATCGTCGAGCATCCCGACACCAACGTGATTTCGTTCACCGGTTCGTCGGGCGTCGGCCGCAAGATCGGCGCGACCGCTTCGGGCATGCTTAAGCGCGTTTCGATGGAGCTGGGCGGGAAGAACTGCACCATCGTCATGGACGACGCCAATCTCGAACTGGCCGTGGACGCCTGCATCTGGGGCGGTTTCGGCACCACCGGCCAGCGCTGCACCGCCAGCAGCCGCGTGATCGTCGAGGAAGGCGTGCATGACAAGTTCGTGGAGATGTTCATCAAGGCTGCTAAGAAGCTCAAAGTCGGCTACGGCAACGATCCGGGAACCACCATGGGCCCGGCCGTGAGCGCGGAACAACTCGAAACCGATCTCGAATACGTGGAAATCGGCAGGAAGGAAGGCTGCACTATCGCCTTCGGCGGCAAGCGGCTGGCCACCGGCGAGCACCAGAAAGGCCACTTCATGCAGCCGACCATCTTCACCGGCTGCAAGCCCAACATGCGCACCTCGCAGGAAGAGATTTTCGGCCCGGTGGTGAGCGTCATCAAGGCCAAGAACCTCGACGACGCCATCAAAATCGCCAACGGGATCGAGTTCGGCCTGTCGAGCGCGATCTTCACGCAGGACGTGAACGTGGCCTATCGCGCGTTCCGCGATCTCGAGACCGGACTGACCTACGTGAACGCGGCCACTATCGGCGCGGAAGCGCACATGCCGTTCGGCGGCATGAAGTCCACCGGCAACGGCCACCGCGAGGGCGGCTGGGAGGCCTACGAATTCTATTCGGAGACCAAGGCCTGCTACGTGGACTACTCGGGAACCCTGCAACGCGCGCAAATTGACGATCCCAAACAGCTTCTGAAGAGCGCCAAATAA
- a CDS encoding Glu/Leu/Phe/Val dehydrogenase, which produces MDFNPPLKGGLYEHVLKYFDQAADRMGLDLYVRKILRTTASEILVHFPVKMDDGRVEMMAGYRIQHCNVLGPFIGGMRFHPDLNQDMARGLACLATFRAALINLPCGGAQGGLQIAPSRYTMGELERLTRRFTYALGSDIGPEYDISAPDINTDSQIMVWMLDTYVSTLPPYERGRNTHVVTGKPLESGGTLGREKGPGQGIVYLLKEWARDRRFGLYSATFAVQGFGNVGSWTARLLKTEGCRMVAVEDNTGAIHNKDGIDPDALYEYVKAQGGVKDYPQARAISHEDFFGTKCDIFIPAAVENQITAEIAENLNVRLIAEGANGPLAPEADVVFEKRGIDVIPDILCNSGGAIANYFEWIQNKRSEYWEQEEVDTKLRKRILEAYVKVRDMARNLSVDWRTAAYMVALHRLETVFKERGIFP; this is translated from the coding sequence ATGGACTTCAATCCACCCCTGAAAGGAGGATTGTATGAACATGTCTTGAAGTATTTCGATCAGGCGGCGGACCGGATGGGTCTGGATCTATATGTCCGAAAGATCCTCCGAACCACCGCGAGCGAGATTCTGGTTCACTTTCCGGTCAAGATGGACGACGGCCGGGTGGAGATGATGGCCGGGTACCGGATTCAGCACTGCAACGTCCTGGGCCCGTTCATCGGCGGTATGCGTTTTCACCCGGACCTGAATCAGGACATGGCGCGCGGTTTGGCTTGCCTCGCCACGTTTCGGGCCGCCCTGATTAATCTCCCTTGCGGTGGAGCGCAGGGCGGGTTGCAGATTGCCCCCTCCCGCTATACGATGGGTGAACTGGAACGGCTGACCCGCCGCTTCACGTATGCGCTGGGCAGCGATATCGGGCCGGAATATGACATCTCCGCCCCCGACATCAACACCGATTCACAGATCATGGTGTGGATGCTGGACACCTACGTTTCCACCCTCCCTCCCTATGAACGCGGGCGGAACACCCACGTCGTGACGGGGAAACCGCTCGAGTCGGGCGGGACGCTGGGCCGCGAAAAGGGACCCGGTCAGGGCATTGTCTATCTGCTCAAGGAATGGGCCCGCGACCGCCGGTTCGGCCTCTATTCCGCCACCTTTGCCGTTCAGGGTTTCGGAAACGTCGGTTCGTGGACGGCGCGCCTTCTGAAGACCGAGGGTTGCCGGATGGTCGCGGTGGAGGACAATACCGGCGCCATTCACAATAAGGATGGCATAGACCCGGATGCGCTCTACGAGTACGTCAAGGCTCAAGGGGGAGTGAAAGACTATCCGCAGGCCCGCGCCATCAGCCACGAAGATTTCTTCGGCACCAAGTGCGATATTTTCATCCCGGCGGCCGTCGAAAACCAGATCACGGCGGAAATCGCGGAAAACCTCAACGTGCGGCTCATCGCCGAGGGAGCCAATGGACCGCTGGCGCCGGAGGCGGACGTAGTGTTCGAGAAGCGGGGGATAGACGTGATTCCGGACATCCTCTGCAACTCCGGCGGCGCGATTGCCAACTATTTCGAGTGGATTCAGAACAAGCGCAGCGAATACTGGGAACAGGAGGAAGTGGATACCAAGCTCCGGAAACGCATTTTAGAGGCCTATGTCAAGGTCCGCGACATGGCGCGCAATCTCTCCGTGGATTGGCGGACGGCCGCCTACATGGTGGCTTTGCACCGTCTCGAAACGGTATTCAAGGAACGCGGAATCTTTCCGTGA
- a CDS encoding RNA-binding protein: MTNIYVGNLAFTATEDDLRAAFEEFGTVERVAIIVDRLTGRSRGFGFVEMPNDEDAKTAIAGLHDRELNGRKLLVREARPKTENPSEGRPNRE, from the coding sequence ATGACGAACATTTATGTAGGCAATCTGGCTTTTACGGCCACGGAGGATGATCTGCGAGCGGCGTTCGAGGAGTTCGGAACGGTGGAACGGGTAGCGATCATCGTGGACCGTCTGACCGGCCGCTCGCGCGGATTCGGTTTCGTGGAAATGCCGAATGATGAGGATGCCAAGACCGCTATCGCCGGGCTGCATGACCGCGAGCTCAATGGTCGCAAGCTACTGGTGCGCGAAGCCCGTCCCAAAACGGAGAATCCCAGTGAGGGCCGTCCGAATCGCGAGTAA